GGCCTCGAAGACCTCGCGGATCCCCGAGATCGACACCTGCTCGACTCGACGGGAGAACTCTGTCATACCCTACCGGCCGGCTTCGGGGCCGATAACTCTTGATGATCCGGCCGCTGGCGGCGACGGCGTGCGGTGGCCGCGCCCGCTCCGTATCACTCGTCGGCGGCCGCCCGCAGATCGTCGATGTGGGCTTCCAGTCGACGCAGGGCCGCGTCGGCGTCGTCGTATCCTCGGTCGTAGTCGGCGTAGCAGTCGTCGGCCGCTGCCAGGAACTCGTCGACGGCGTCTTCGAGATCGCTCATACCTCGGGTTCGTCGCCCGCGTACGGAAACCCTGCGATTTCGGAGCGACCCGTCAGGCATTTGCCCGAGCCAGCCCGAGTGAGAGGCGATGGAACTCACCTACGACGACCGGGCCGTCGTCGTCGGGGAGACGCTGGTACTGGCCGACCTCCACGTCGGCAAGGGGTCCTCGAACCTGGAACTGCCGGTCGGGGACAGCACCGACACGCTGGATCGACTCGACGGGCTGCTGGCGCGCCACGAGCCCGAGACGGTCGTGATCGCTGGCGACCTGTTGCACTCGTTTACCACGGTCCCGCGGACGGTCTCGGACACCCTGGCGGAGATCCAACAGCGCTGTCGCGCACACGACGCGCGCCCGATCGTCACGCCCGGGAACCACGACACCATGCTCGACTCGGTGTGGGACGGGGCGACCACGCCCGAGTACGCGGTCGGCGACACCGTGATCTGTCACGGCCACGAGGCCCCCGAGACCGCCGGTGAGCGGTACATCGTCGGCCACGACCACCCGACGATCGAGATCGAGGGCCAGCGACGCCCGTGCTATCTCGTCGCCGAGGACGCCTACGAGCACGCGGACGTGGTGATGGTGCCGGCGTTCAACCGCCTGCTGGCCGGCGTGCGGGTCAACGAGATGCGCGCCGACGAGTTCATGTCGCCGCTGATCCGGTCGATCGACCAGTTCCGTCCGCTCGTCTGGGACGAGGCCGGCGACGAACGCCTCGATTTCCCCCCGCTCGGAGAGTTCCGGCAGCTGCTGTAGCGTTCGAAGCGGCAGATATTTTGCCCGTCACGGTGGATCGACGGATATGGTTGCGACCAACGCCGCAGTGGCACTCATCCTCACGACGATCGTCGCGCTCGCGTTGCTGACGCTGGCGACGGTGTACTACGTGCCGAAGGTGCTGCCAGGAAACGACGAGCACGGCGAGGGAGACGACGAGGGAAATGAGCGACCGCCCGGCGGTCACGCCGCTTGAGCGCGTCCTCCTTTTGAGAGAGTCACCGCCGAAACGACTCACTCGCCGTCGCCCAGCCACGCGTCCTCGATACGGATTGCGCCCCTGTCGCCCTCCCACTCCGTCTCGTACGAGAGCCTGATCGGACGATCCATGTGAGGGCCGTCGGTGACGAGCGTCTCGAACTCCCCGCCCTCGCCGAGGATGTGTACCCCGTACTCCTCGTTGAGCGCCGCCAGTTCGTCGAGCGCGGCCTCGTCGAGCGTCCGGCCGAGCCAGGACTCGTCCAGTCCGTAGGCGGCCACCTGGATAATCTGAATCTCGAACCCGGCCGCGAGCATGGCGTCGGCGAGTGCTCGCGGGTCCTCCTGCCAGAGCGGGGCGAACAGCTCGGCGTCGAGGCGATCACACATCGCCCGGATCCGGCTCGTCTGATACTCGCTCTCGACGGCCCCAGCGGTGACGCCGGCCACGCCGCCCGGAAGCTCCGCGTCGAGCGTCTCCAGTGCCGCCTCCAGTGGCTCCAGTTCGGCGTCGCCTTGCTGGCCCGAGTCGACGGCGCTCTCGGCCGCGAGGTCGTCGGGCTCGACGTCGACGAGTTCGATCCCGATGCTCTCGGCGGCCAGCGTCGCCAGCGAGGTCGCCGGGATGTGGTACATGTACGAGTCGTCGGACGGGTGGACGGTGACGAGTCGCTGCACGTCGCGGCCGCCCTCCAGGGCGCGGTACAGCGCCCACGCGGAGTCTTTGCCACCCGAGAACAGACTCACCCACGCGTCGGTCATACCCGCTCTTACCCGCGGCCGAATAAATCGATGTGGATTCCCGCAGGAACACCTTTGCCGCCGGCGTGTGAACGTCGGGATATGTACGACCGGATCCTGTTGCCGATCGACGGCAGCGACGGGGCGAAGCGGACGATCGATCACGTCGCCGACATCGCGGCCGCCCAGGACGCGTCGGTGACCGCGCTGTTCGTCGCGGACACGACGCTGGACTCGGTGACCCGCATTCAGGGCGACGTCGTCGACTCGCTGGTCGAGACCGGCGAAGAGATCGTCGGCGAAGCGGGCACCGTCCTGGCGAGCAGCGGCGTCGACTACGAGACGGACGTCGTCTCCGGCGGCCCCGCGCGGACCATCGTCGACTACGCCGACCGGTACGGCTTCGATCTGATCGCGATGCCGACACACGGGCGGACGGGGATCTCACGGCGACTCCTCGGCAGCGTCACCGAGACGGTGATCCGGCTGTCCCAGATCCCGGTGTTGACGATCCGTCTGGCAGACGAGACCAGAACGACGTTCCCCTACGAACGGCTCTTGCTGCCGACCGACGGGAGCCCGGCGGCGACCGCGGCCGTCGAACACGGGCTCGACCTGGCGGCCGCGCTCGACGGGACGCCACACGCGCTCTCGGTCGCCGAGTCGGGCTCGGTCCTCGGACTGGGTGGCGACGAGAGTGACCCCCAGTCTGCCGCCGAGGCCGCCGTCGAGAACGTCGAGCCGATGGCGAGCGAGCGCGACATCGGCACGCTCGTGACGGCCGTCGAACACGGGTCGCCACACGAGGCGATCACGGCGTACGTCGACGCGAACGACATCGACGCGATCGTGATGGGAACGACGGGCACGCGGGGGATCGGCGAGATCCTGCTGGGCACCGTTGCGGAGCTGATCGTCCGGACGGCACCGGTGCCGGTGATCACTGTCACGGCCGAGGAGTGAGCGGCGGCCTACTCGACGAACTCGTCCTGGACGCTCGACTGGCTGAAGTACGCGGCAAAGCGGACGCCGATCAGGCTCACGAGGATCCCGCCGAGGATGAACACCGCGAGCCGCGGCCCTCGCTCCAGCGTGACGGCCTCGATCAGCACCGGGCCGATCGTCGCCGGTCCGATCTGGAACTGGCCGATGGCCCCGGCCCGTTCGAGGAAGTACTCGGAGAAACCCCGGACGACCAGTCCGACGGCGATCGTCCCGAACGGGAGGTTGACGTACGCCGAGCGGATCGAGTCGCGCTGCATGAGTTCGTCGATGAGCCGGCCGGTGGCGGCCGCGAGCGCCGCCGCCGTGAACCACGGCACGCCGTCGAACGCGAAGCGCATGGCGTGGATGAACGCGCTCTGGTCGCCGGTCGACCGCACGCCCAGCGCACCCACGAAGACGCCGACCAGCGCCAGGCCGGCCGCGACCACGTAGGTGACCAGCGACACGCGCCCGGAGTACAGGGCCTCCTGGATCTCGCCGGGGAGCCGCGAGAGGTACTCGTCGATCCCCAGCCCCTTGTAGATGAGGAACGCGCCGACGGCGGCCGCGATGGCCCCGACGGCAAAGGTGGGCGACGTGACCAGCAAGAGCAAGGGGAGCGCGATCAGTGCGATCCCCAGCGGGACGAGGACGGTCTTGCGCAGCTCCTCGTCGGCGAGGAACTGCTTGAGCAGGTAGTACGTCGATTCGATGTCCCGGGCCTGCCGGACGACCACGCGGTCGACCGCGTCGACGCGCAGGCGACTCTCGATGATCGGGACCAGCCGCTCGTCCTCCGCGCTGTCGACGACGACGACCGCGGAGTCGGGATCGTGGACCTCGACCAGCTCGTCGACCTGTCTGGCGACGCTCCGGTCGGCGCTGACGCCGTCGCCCCGGTCGCCGACGACCGTGACGATCGCGTCGTCGCCGTCGGCTTCCAGGTCGTTGCTCACCCGCAGCCCTTCCAGCATCGTGTTCACGCGGCTGTCTTCCGGGTCCGTGAGCCCGATCTCGGTCACGAGCCCCTCGACGGCGTCGTAGCCCGCGACCGGGAGCGATGTGTCTGGCGGAAACGTCCCCCCGCGATCGATACAGACCACCAGCGTCGTCACGTGTACCGAGAAACGGCGGCGGAATAAAAATCCTCCCCAGGGCGACGGCCTACCGACGGAAGGAGAGGCCGTCGAGATCGCCGTCGAACGCGCTCGCGACACCGGCCCCGAGCGCGAAGGCGGCCGTCTGGGCACCGGTCTGGAGCCTGCCGGCCAGCCCGCGAGACGGCTCGAACGCCTCGACGGTGACCGGCTCGCCCAGTTGCGCCTCCAGTTTCGCCTCGACGTCCCGTCGCGTCCCGATCTCGTCGACCAGCCCCAGCTCGTGGGCCTCGCTGCCGAGGAAGATCCGAGCCTCGGTCTCTCGGATCTCGGCGGCGTCCAGCTCCCGCCCCTCGGCGACGGTGTCGACGAACTGCTCGTAGTAGTCGTCGACGATCGACTGGAGGTACTCGCGTTCCTCCTGCTCGAAGTCCTTGAGCGGGGTCCCGGCGTCTTTGAACGCGCCCGCGGTGAACTGTTCGTAGGAGAGTCCGACCCGGTCGGCCAGCTCTTTGGCGTTGACCCGCGAGCCGATGACGCCGATGGAGCCGACGATGCTCCCCTCGCGCGCCCAGAGTTCGTCACAGCCGGCGGCGATGTCGTACCCGCCGGAGGCACACACGTCCGTCGCGTAGCCGACGGTGGGGCCGTCGAAGCGCTCGGCGGCCAGCCGGATGTCCTCGCTGGGGACGATCTCGCCGCCGGGCGTGTTCAGCTTGACGAGCAGCGCGTCGACCGCGCTGTCGTCGTCGGCGCGCTCGATCTGCTCGACGATGTCCTCGGCCCGCGCACCGACCGGAGGGCTGGTGATCGAGCCGCCGCCGTCGCGACTGATCGGCCCTTCGACGGCCACCTCCGCGACGTTGTAGCCGGGCAGGAGCGAGCCGGCGATCGAGCCCCCGAGCTTGACGCCGGCCACGATCGCGAGGACGACGAACACCACACCGAGGAGGTCGGCGAGGCTCCCCGGCAGGACGTAGAACGCGAGCCAGCCGACGAGGCCGACCGCGATCGTGACAGCGGCGACGAGCAACAGCCGCCCGACCGTACGTGTCGTCGACATCGTCACTGGAACATCCCGAGCGGCTTCGCGCTCGTGGACTCGTCGTTCGCCTGCTGCATCTGCGCAGCCAAGTCCGCCTTCGCCTCGCTGATCTCCTCGGCGTGCTCGACCAGGACCTCGGTGTCGATGTCGATGCCCGCGAGGGGCTGGACGCCGTCCTGCAGGACGACGCGGGCCGCCGCCGGATCGGGGAACTGCTTGTCTGCCTCGACGACGAGCCCGACGCTGTCGAGGCCCTGGCGCTGTGCGACGTGGAGCAGGGCACCGGTCGGCCCCGTGACCGCGCCGTCGATCGTCGGCGCGCCGATGTCGGCCCCAGAGAGCAGCGCCTTCCCGTCGCCGGTCCCGACACCGTACATCGACGCCGTCCCCTCGCGTTTGGCCGGCATCCCGCTGAGGTAGATCGGCGTCACGTCGTTGTCGGCCAGCCAGCCCGTCAGGCAGGTAGCGAACTCGTCGGCGGTGCTTGGCGAGACCGGCGCGTCGCTCTGGAGGACGAGCAGCTCCCGCTCCGCGTCGGCGTAGAGCCTGACCGGCGGCTTGAGCTGCTGGTCGCCCTGTCGGTAGACGGCGATCTCCGGAAGCCCGTCGCAGTGGATCGAGGCGTACTCGGTCATCTCGAAGGTCTCGACCAGGTGATCGGCCGCGATCTTGCCGACCAGCCCGACCCCCGGAAGCCCCTCGACGAGCGTCGGCGATTCCAGCTCGAGGTCGTCACGGTGGACTGCAATGTGAGCCATAGTCGAAACCAGCGCGTCCGTGGAGTTAACAGTCGGGGGCAGCTGCCGGTCCGGCGAACCCCTCCGGCGCGATCCGAGCGCGCCACTCCGAAACAGACAAGCGTGCGACCGCTATACGCACCGCCAATGGACGTTCTGGAGCGGTACGAACCGCTGATCGATGATTTTTCGGCGTTCCGCGACGCCTGCGCGCGCCCGCTCCCGCCGGTCGTTCGAGTCAACACGCTCAAGACGACCGTCGACCGGGCCATCCGGGCGTTGCGAGACGAGGGCATCACCGTCGAACGGACCGACTGGCACGACGGCCTCCTGGTGCTTCCCGACGATCAGCCGGGGGCGAACTGGCCGTACTTCCACGGCTGGATCTACGGCCAGGAGGAAGTCTCGGCCGTGCCCGCCCGCGTCCTCGATCCACAGCCCGGCGAGCGGATCTGGGACGCCTGTGCCGCGCCGGGGAGCAAGACCTCACAGATCGCGGCCCGACAGGCGGACGACGGCGTCGTCGTGGCGACCGACTCCAACCTCGGCCGCCTCTCGGCGCTGCGGACCAACACCGAACAGCTCGGGCTCACCAGCGTCGCCGTCACCCACGAGGACGCCCGCAACCACTCGCTGAAGCCGTTCGGTGACGACGACGCCGCGGAGTACGACCGCGCGCTCGTGGACGTGCCCTGTTCGTGCGAGGGGACGGTCCGCAAGAACCCGGACACGCTCGACGAGTGGACGCTCGAACACGTCGAGGGCATCGCCGGTGTCCAGAAGGGCGTGCTCCGGCGCGCGATCCAGACCACGAAGCCCGGCGGGACCGTCGTCTACTCGACGTGTACGTTCGCGCCCGAGGAGAACGAGGCGGTGCTGGACT
Above is a genomic segment from Halomicrobium sp. LC1Hm containing:
- a CDS encoding metallophosphoesterase — encoded protein: MELTYDDRAVVVGETLVLADLHVGKGSSNLELPVGDSTDTLDRLDGLLARHEPETVVIAGDLLHSFTTVPRTVSDTLAEIQQRCRAHDARPIVTPGNHDTMLDSVWDGATTPEYAVGDTVICHGHEAPETAGERYIVGHDHPTIEIEGQRRPCYLVAEDAYEHADVVMVPAFNRLLAGVRVNEMRADEFMSPLIRSIDQFRPLVWDEAGDERLDFPPLGEFRQLL
- a CDS encoding diphthine--ammonia ligase encodes the protein MTDAWVSLFSGGKDSAWALYRALEGGRDVQRLVTVHPSDDSYMYHIPATSLATLAAESIGIELVDVEPDDLAAESAVDSGQQGDAELEPLEAALETLDAELPGGVAGVTAGAVESEYQTSRIRAMCDRLDAELFAPLWQEDPRALADAMLAAGFEIQIIQVAAYGLDESWLGRTLDEAALDELAALNEEYGVHILGEGGEFETLVTDGPHMDRPIRLSYETEWEGDRGAIRIEDAWLGDGE
- a CDS encoding universal stress protein, which encodes MYDRILLPIDGSDGAKRTIDHVADIAAAQDASVTALFVADTTLDSVTRIQGDVVDSLVETGEEIVGEAGTVLASSGVDYETDVVSGGPARTIVDYADRYGFDLIAMPTHGRTGISRRLLGSVTETVIRLSQIPVLTIRLADETRTTFPYERLLLPTDGSPAATAAVEHGLDLAAALDGTPHALSVAESGSVLGLGGDESDPQSAAEAAVENVEPMASERDIGTLVTAVEHGSPHEAITAYVDANDIDAIVMGTTGTRGIGEILLGTVAELIVRTAPVPVITVTAEE
- a CDS encoding DUF373 family protein translates to MTTLVVCIDRGGTFPPDTSLPVAGYDAVEGLVTEIGLTDPEDSRVNTMLEGLRVSNDLEADGDDAIVTVVGDRGDGVSADRSVARQVDELVEVHDPDSAVVVVDSAEDERLVPIIESRLRVDAVDRVVVRQARDIESTYYLLKQFLADEELRKTVLVPLGIALIALPLLLLVTSPTFAVGAIAAAVGAFLIYKGLGIDEYLSRLPGEIQEALYSGRVSLVTYVVAAGLALVGVFVGALGVRSTGDQSAFIHAMRFAFDGVPWFTAAALAAATGRLIDELMQRDSIRSAYVNLPFGTIAVGLVVRGFSEYFLERAGAIGQFQIGPATIGPVLIEAVTLERGPRLAVFILGGILVSLIGVRFAAYFSQSSVQDEFVE
- the sppA gene encoding signal peptide peptidase SppA, which gives rise to MSTTRTVGRLLLVAAVTIAVGLVGWLAFYVLPGSLADLLGVVFVVLAIVAGVKLGGSIAGSLLPGYNVAEVAVEGPISRDGGGSITSPPVGARAEDIVEQIERADDDSAVDALLVKLNTPGGEIVPSEDIRLAAERFDGPTVGYATDVCASGGYDIAAGCDELWAREGSIVGSIGVIGSRVNAKELADRVGLSYEQFTAGAFKDAGTPLKDFEQEEREYLQSIVDDYYEQFVDTVAEGRELDAAEIRETEARIFLGSEAHELGLVDEIGTRRDVEAKLEAQLGEPVTVEAFEPSRGLAGRLQTGAQTAAFALGAGVASAFDGDLDGLSFRR
- a CDS encoding proteasome assembly chaperone family protein translates to MAHIAVHRDDLELESPTLVEGLPGVGLVGKIAADHLVETFEMTEYASIHCDGLPEIAVYRQGDQQLKPPVRLYADAERELLVLQSDAPVSPSTADEFATCLTGWLADNDVTPIYLSGMPAKREGTASMYGVGTGDGKALLSGADIGAPTIDGAVTGPTGALLHVAQRQGLDSVGLVVEADKQFPDPAAARVVLQDGVQPLAGIDIDTEVLVEHAEEISEAKADLAAQMQQANDESTSAKPLGMFQ
- a CDS encoding RsmB/NOP family class I SAM-dependent RNA methyltransferase, giving the protein MDVLERYEPLIDDFSAFRDACARPLPPVVRVNTLKTTVDRAIRALRDEGITVERTDWHDGLLVLPDDQPGANWPYFHGWIYGQEEVSAVPARVLDPQPGERIWDACAAPGSKTSQIAARQADDGVVVATDSNLGRLSALRTNTEQLGLTSVAVTHEDARNHSLKPFGDDDAAEYDRALVDVPCSCEGTVRKNPDTLDEWTLEHVEGIAGVQKGVLRRAIQTTKPGGTVVYSTCTFAPEENEAVLDYALETEACRLVPFEIPLDSTSGVTEWQGESYDDSVRQAHRIYPHHNDTGGFFCAKLEVTA